From the genome of Acidobacteriota bacterium, one region includes:
- a CDS encoding cyclic nucleotide-binding domain-containing protein: MDTAEFLRGTPLFASCSDKHVKSIARLARRRTVAAGEKIIREDSQSTMGFYMLVEGSAVVTRGDHLLAEYAPGDYFGEIALLLDDTVRTATVSAKTDVTVLVITRWDFRALVKTNPEIAVELMAVLAKRLADTDRVLSE, translated from the coding sequence ATGGACACTGCTGAATTTCTACGAGGTACACCGCTGTTTGCGAGTTGCTCTGATAAGCACGTCAAAAGCATCGCAAGACTGGCGCGTAGGAGAACTGTCGCGGCGGGCGAAAAGATTATTCGTGAAGACAGTCAAAGCACCATGGGGTTTTACATGCTTGTTGAGGGATCCGCCGTGGTAACACGCGGGGATCACCTGCTCGCCGAGTACGCCCCCGGCGACTACTTCGGTGAAATCGCTCTGCTGCTTGATGACACGGTGCGGACTGCCACGGTGTCGGCCAAGACCGACGTCACTGTCTTGGTCATCACTCGGTGGGATTTTCGAGCGCTCGTCAAGACGAATCCTGAGATCGCGGTCGAGCTGATGGCGGTGTTGGCGAAGCGCCTTGCGGATACCGACCGAGTGCTCAGCGAATAG
- a CDS encoding AAA family ATPase: MVTSGVKTIMFTDLVGSTRMRDLRGDDVADRISSEHDAIVEAAVSSTGGRIVKRLGDGALVVFYSSVDAVRAAQRIQEGVRVHNRSAEESHQIDVRIGINVGEVVTDADGDVTGLPVAVASRVCDQANGGQIVVTSAVQSMIGRRARFPFLSIGIHVLKGVAEPVELWSVEEASPTAGLGRGGSVPLPRFVARGAVSTLVGRGDHIAQLDACYEAAAGGVQFVTVVGEPGIGKTALVSTWCSALEGEGAMVVAGRCTPDVALPYQPFIEAARQVLESHPELLPTLGPAAGNVAQLVPSVNVVSWLPPPPQTDLDTTRYLMAEAFAALLRPLGSVSPTVIVLEDLHWADEDSLAVLAHLVRYQDRLPLMILGTYRDTDLVAGHPLPALVTDFRRERRLTKIPLQRLDGGEVGEMVGRHFGAEVSELVVASISGETQGNPFFVEEVVAHLIDVEALDQDGQWVSDVPIEDYGIPEGIRDVVGRRLELLGEEAVAVLEVAAVIGPTFSLDVAAAIEGLSEEQCDDVIGKVTAAGIVGEGDGPDEFTFTHALIRQTLYDDLSARRRTRLHRNVGEELEQRNEPASVVLGHWLNAGSSDRALRAALRAADAAQEASAGSDILRYLQLVLDLWDDFDDPEKVARQSHAEIVIRLARTQMDFADPRIQTVDLVASEIQDGHVDDDEVRGQLYSIHAGGLWQVGRQAEAEAADLEALRLTKDDPPNSARAEALAGYGRRLVLQARLREGIGFAERGLAMGRIVESDLAIASAVTALGTSYGFLGELEKASVHFEALSALAQRTGRLSLRLLMHVNWGSILHDSGKPTDALHLFEEGIERATALGENNRYEAMLRVNAAFTLFDLSRWDEADRYIGAVPPSDRIDHPGINRALCVLTMAAERGDANSIADERGRLAGVDVAALNPQMKGPIWAATVADLRWRGELVEAYDLAAEALVVISDGDAWPYVIRLSAFAIEVVADGAHVGIGDHSWLASARLWHARFAQEHPPGAYSAEFHVTATADLARAEGENDPDLWRIAVDAWGEHSYYGAKARWRLAEAELEEGGLTSEVATLLDNAASVATRLGAQPLLHAVRLLRDTT, translated from the coding sequence ATGGTGACCAGCGGCGTCAAAACCATCATGTTCACGGACCTTGTCGGCTCGACGAGGATGCGTGATCTCCGTGGCGACGACGTAGCTGATCGCATCAGTAGCGAGCACGACGCGATCGTCGAGGCTGCTGTGTCGTCAACGGGGGGTCGCATAGTGAAGCGCCTCGGCGACGGTGCGCTCGTCGTGTTTTACTCTTCAGTTGATGCCGTCAGGGCTGCGCAGCGGATCCAAGAAGGCGTTCGGGTGCACAACCGGTCGGCCGAGGAATCTCACCAAATCGACGTTCGTATCGGTATTAACGTGGGAGAGGTCGTCACTGATGCCGATGGTGATGTAACGGGTCTACCGGTCGCTGTCGCGTCGCGTGTTTGTGATCAGGCTAATGGTGGTCAGATCGTGGTGACGTCGGCTGTCCAATCGATGATTGGGCGGAGGGCGAGGTTCCCGTTTTTGTCCATCGGCATCCATGTTCTTAAGGGGGTGGCCGAGCCTGTGGAACTGTGGTCGGTCGAGGAAGCTTCTCCAACGGCGGGGCTGGGCCGTGGCGGATCGGTTCCTCTGCCTCGTTTCGTTGCGAGGGGTGCCGTATCCACGCTCGTCGGGCGCGGCGATCACATCGCTCAGCTCGACGCTTGTTACGAGGCCGCCGCTGGCGGTGTGCAGTTCGTCACGGTGGTTGGAGAACCCGGTATCGGAAAGACCGCGTTGGTCTCAACATGGTGTTCTGCGTTGGAGGGGGAGGGGGCGATGGTGGTTGCGGGGCGCTGCACTCCGGATGTAGCTTTGCCGTATCAGCCTTTCATTGAGGCCGCCAGGCAAGTATTGGAATCTCATCCCGAACTGCTGCCAACACTTGGCCCGGCCGCCGGCAACGTTGCGCAGCTTGTCCCGAGTGTGAACGTGGTGTCGTGGCTCCCACCACCGCCCCAGACCGATTTGGACACCACTCGCTATTTGATGGCAGAAGCTTTTGCGGCCCTGTTGAGACCGCTCGGCAGCGTCTCCCCAACGGTCATCGTGCTCGAAGATCTTCACTGGGCGGACGAGGACTCCTTGGCCGTTCTTGCCCACCTCGTGCGATACCAGGACCGACTCCCCCTCATGATTCTTGGCACCTACCGCGATACCGATCTCGTTGCTGGTCATCCGTTGCCTGCATTGGTCACCGATTTCCGCCGCGAACGCAGGCTCACCAAGATCCCCTTGCAACGCCTCGATGGGGGAGAGGTTGGCGAGATGGTGGGGAGGCATTTCGGTGCCGAGGTCTCAGAGCTGGTGGTTGCATCGATTTCTGGCGAGACGCAGGGCAATCCTTTTTTTGTCGAGGAGGTTGTAGCTCACCTCATCGACGTCGAAGCATTAGACCAAGATGGCCAATGGGTGTCCGACGTTCCGATCGAGGACTACGGCATTCCCGAGGGGATCCGGGACGTGGTCGGCCGTCGCCTAGAGCTTCTCGGCGAGGAGGCAGTTGCAGTCCTTGAAGTTGCGGCAGTGATCGGACCTACCTTTTCACTGGATGTCGCAGCCGCGATCGAGGGACTGAGCGAGGAACAGTGCGATGATGTCATTGGCAAAGTCACAGCCGCGGGGATTGTCGGCGAGGGCGACGGGCCGGACGAATTTACTTTCACCCATGCCCTCATACGGCAGACGTTGTACGACGATCTGTCGGCGAGGCGGCGGACCCGCCTCCACAGAAACGTCGGTGAGGAACTTGAGCAACGGAACGAGCCCGCTTCGGTGGTACTTGGCCATTGGTTGAACGCTGGCAGTTCCGATAGGGCACTTCGAGCAGCGCTGCGTGCAGCGGACGCCGCGCAAGAAGCTTCGGCCGGCTCGGATATCCTGCGTTATCTGCAGTTGGTTTTGGATTTGTGGGACGACTTTGACGATCCAGAAAAAGTGGCTCGACAATCGCATGCCGAGATCGTGATCCGCTTGGCGCGAACGCAAATGGACTTTGCCGATCCGCGCATCCAAACGGTCGATCTGGTTGCCTCGGAAATCCAGGATGGACATGTAGACGATGATGAGGTGAGGGGGCAGCTTTACTCCATTCACGCTGGAGGGCTGTGGCAGGTCGGACGCCAAGCTGAAGCTGAAGCCGCTGATCTGGAGGCGCTTCGGCTAACAAAGGACGACCCTCCAAACTCCGCGCGGGCCGAAGCCCTCGCTGGCTACGGACGCCGTCTGGTACTCCAAGCAAGATTGCGCGAGGGGATCGGGTTCGCTGAGAGGGGTCTTGCGATGGGCCGAATCGTCGAATCTGACCTTGCTATCGCATCTGCTGTGACCGCTCTCGGGACTTCCTATGGATTCCTGGGTGAACTCGAGAAGGCGAGTGTCCATTTCGAAGCTCTGAGTGCTCTTGCGCAGAGGACGGGCCGTTTGTCGTTGAGGCTTTTGATGCACGTGAACTGGGGTTCAATCCTCCATGACAGCGGCAAGCCGACCGACGCCCTGCATCTCTTTGAGGAGGGGATTGAGCGCGCCACTGCATTGGGTGAAAACAACAGGTACGAGGCTATGCTCCGCGTCAATGCGGCATTCACCCTGTTCGATCTCAGCCGGTGGGATGAAGCGGACAGATACATAGGAGCTGTTCCGCCCTCCGACCGGATAGACCACCCCGGCATCAATCGTGCGCTGTGCGTTCTCACAATGGCCGCCGAGCGCGGCGACGCCAACAGCATTGCTGACGAACGGGGGCGCCTCGCCGGTGTAGATGTTGCAGCTCTGAACCCGCAGATGAAGGGGCCTATTTGGGCGGCGACTGTTGCGGATCTGCGGTGGCGTGGAGAGCTTGTCGAGGCCTACGACCTCGCCGCTGAGGCATTGGTTGTTATCTCTGATGGCGACGCCTGGCCCTACGTAATCCGTCTCAGCGCCTTCGCCATCGAAGTGGTAGCCGACGGCGCCCATGTAGGCATCGGTGATCACTCATGGTTGGCGTCTGCAAGGCTGTGGCACGCTCGATTTGCACAGGAACATCCGCCGGGGGCATACAGTGCAGAATTTCACGTCACTGCAACGGCCGACTTGGCCAGAGCCGAAGGAGAGAATGACCCTGATTTGTGGCGCATCGCGGTGGATGCGTGGGGTGAGCACAGTTACTACGGAGCCAAGGCCCGGTGGCGTCTTGCAGAAGCGGAGCTCGAAGAAGGTGGATTAACGTCAGAGGTCGCGACGCTGCTCGACAATGCCGCTTCTGTTGCGACGCGCTTGGGGGCGCAACCGCTTCTGCATGCGGTTCGATTACTTCGTGACACGACGTGA
- a CDS encoding Rdx family protein → MAEGLLKEFEQYIDDFTLIPSRGGVFEVQVGDTLVYSKIETERHAEYEEVAAPIRKILDRPDPEPTQ, encoded by the coding sequence ATGGCAGAAGGACTGCTCAAAGAATTTGAGCAGTACATCGACGATTTTACTTTGATCCCCTCAAGAGGAGGCGTGTTCGAAGTGCAGGTTGGCGATACCTTGGTGTACTCCAAGATTGAGACTGAGCGCCACGCTGAGTACGAAGAGGTCGCGGCCCCGATCCGTAAGATTCTCGACAGGCCCGATCCCGAACCCACCCAGTAG
- a CDS encoding DMT family transporter: protein MTGSRKTLSTSEGSHSGDFQKRHWLLVAIVALVFGSAFFWIALALRSFDPRFLAVARVALGAGALSLIPSARKRIERVDYLRIIIAGVVGQAAPAILFALAEQRIESALTGMITGAAPITAAIWAALFMAKLPPRRRVLGLAIGSVGIVILSLPSLGEGGSSLLGVLFVIIGISGYGLAANLLVPMQPKYGSPTVILWALIVATVVLAPIGIPAYSAGASSESIGALLILGVVGTGLARTVHVSLIGRVGASRGSVIGYFLPLVALFLGVVVLDETIVAIQLVGMVVVVFGAYVLSRAD from the coding sequence GTGACCGGCAGCCGCAAGACTCTGTCGACCTCTGAGGGTTCGCACAGTGGCGACTTCCAGAAGCGACATTGGCTGCTCGTTGCCATCGTCGCTCTGGTGTTCGGTTCAGCTTTCTTTTGGATTGCACTTGCGCTGCGGTCCTTCGATCCCCGGTTCCTTGCCGTGGCCCGTGTTGCACTCGGTGCTGGCGCGCTGTCGCTGATCCCGTCCGCCCGCAAGAGAATCGAACGCGTCGACTACCTTCGGATCATCATTGCAGGTGTGGTCGGTCAAGCTGCACCAGCCATATTGTTCGCTCTCGCCGAGCAGCGAATTGAGTCTGCCCTGACAGGTATGATCACCGGTGCTGCTCCGATAACGGCTGCGATCTGGGCTGCCCTCTTTATGGCTAAATTGCCCCCTCGTCGGCGAGTTTTGGGGCTCGCCATCGGTTCCGTGGGCATCGTGATTCTGTCGCTGCCATCGCTGGGGGAGGGCGGTTCGAGTCTCCTCGGGGTGCTCTTTGTCATCATTGGAATTTCGGGATACGGCCTCGCCGCGAACCTGCTTGTCCCGATGCAGCCGAAATACGGTTCGCCGACCGTTATTTTGTGGGCGCTGATTGTTGCGACAGTTGTGTTGGCACCGATCGGCATTCCGGCATACAGCGCGGGTGCGTCGTCGGAATCGATTGGTGCGCTTTTGATTCTCGGAGTGGTCGGCACCGGTTTGGCGCGGACGGTGCATGTGTCGTTGATCGGAAGAGTCGGGGCATCTCGTGGATCTGTGATCGGCTATTTTCTACCCCTTGTTGCCCTCTTCCTTGGCGTCGTTGTACTCGACGAGACCATTGTTGCGATTCAGCTCGTCGGTATGGTCGTGGTGGTGTTCGGCGCCTACGTCCTCAGCCGAGCCGACTGA
- the ilvD gene encoding dihydroxy-acid dehydratase, giving the protein MSIKIHSQDVTIGPASAGARAMLRAVGLGEDDFAKAQVGVVSAGNEVTPCNLTGPELAGLAKQGVRAAEGVALTFATIAVSDGIAMGHEGMRASLVSREVIADSVELMMHAQRFDAMVSIAGCDKSLPGMLMAAARHNLPSVFLYGGSSLPGNYKGKDISIVDVFQSIGAHSEGLIDDAELLAIEQSACPGVGSCAGMFTANTMASVGEAIGMSLPGTATLAASDPRLREFARQSGEAVMGLLRADIRPRDIMTSDAFENAITLVMALGGSTNAVLHLMAIAHEAGVDLKLEDFDEISRRTPHLGDLKPFGKYHMIDFDRIGGVPVVLKALLDGGLLYGDCITVTGKTMAENLAGVEFPSGQDVVLPLENPIATQGGIAILRGNLSPQGAVVKIAGIELDVFEGLARVFDDEQHALQAMWDHDLRAGDVVIIRYEGPKGGPGMREMLAITAAIKGAGLGNDILLITDGRFSGGTTGLCIGHVAPEAAHGGPIGLIEEGDRIRVDVSARTLDILVDDATLDARREKWECIPARYTTGVLAKYAKLVGSAENGAVCD; this is encoded by the coding sequence ATGAGCATCAAGATCCACTCCCAGGATGTCACGATCGGTCCGGCTAGTGCCGGCGCCCGTGCAATGCTGCGTGCCGTCGGCCTCGGCGAAGATGACTTTGCGAAAGCGCAGGTCGGCGTCGTGTCGGCCGGAAACGAAGTTACACCGTGCAACCTGACGGGTCCAGAGCTTGCCGGCCTCGCCAAGCAAGGTGTACGTGCAGCTGAAGGCGTCGCACTTACGTTCGCAACTATCGCGGTTTCGGACGGCATCGCGATGGGTCACGAGGGGATGCGCGCCTCGCTCGTTTCCCGCGAGGTGATTGCCGACTCGGTCGAGTTGATGATGCACGCGCAGCGTTTTGATGCAATGGTGTCGATCGCGGGGTGCGACAAGTCGTTACCCGGCATGTTGATGGCAGCAGCGCGGCACAACCTACCCTCGGTGTTCCTTTATGGTGGATCGAGTCTGCCCGGCAACTACAAGGGTAAAGACATTTCAATCGTCGATGTTTTCCAGAGCATCGGTGCTCACAGCGAAGGGCTAATCGACGACGCCGAATTACTCGCGATTGAGCAATCCGCTTGCCCGGGCGTCGGGTCGTGTGCTGGGATGTTCACCGCAAACACCATGGCATCTGTCGGAGAGGCGATTGGCATGTCGCTGCCGGGTACCGCAACATTGGCAGCGTCCGACCCGCGTTTGAGAGAATTTGCACGTCAGTCCGGTGAGGCGGTCATGGGTCTGCTGAGGGCCGATATCCGCCCTCGCGACATCATGACTTCCGATGCATTCGAAAACGCGATCACCCTGGTCATGGCGCTCGGAGGGTCGACAAACGCAGTTCTGCATCTCATGGCCATAGCGCACGAGGCCGGAGTCGATCTCAAGCTCGAAGACTTCGATGAGATCTCCCGTCGCACCCCGCATCTCGGCGATCTCAAACCGTTCGGAAAGTATCATATGATCGATTTCGACCGTATCGGCGGTGTTCCGGTCGTGCTGAAGGCTTTGTTGGACGGTGGACTTTTGTACGGCGATTGCATCACGGTGACAGGAAAGACGATGGCCGAGAACCTCGCTGGAGTCGAGTTCCCCAGCGGCCAAGACGTCGTGCTGCCGCTTGAAAATCCGATCGCCACGCAAGGAGGCATCGCGATTTTGCGCGGAAATCTCAGCCCCCAGGGTGCCGTTGTGAAGATTGCAGGCATCGAGTTGGATGTGTTTGAGGGGCTGGCGCGCGTGTTTGATGACGAACAACACGCCCTCCAGGCCATGTGGGATCACGATCTCCGTGCCGGCGATGTCGTGATCATCCGCTACGAGGGACCCAAGGGCGGCCCCGGTATGCGTGAAATGCTCGCGATCACCGCGGCCATCAAGGGAGCCGGTCTTGGCAACGACATTCTGCTCATAACCGACGGTCGGTTCTCGGGTGGCACCACCGGTCTATGTATCGGTCATGTGGCTCCCGAGGCAGCGCACGGTGGTCCGATCGGTCTTATCGAAGAGGGTGACCGGATACGCGTCGACGTCTCTGCCCGGACTCTGGACATATTGGTGGACGACGCAACGCTCGATGCCCGCCGGGAGAAGTGGGAGTGCATCCCTGCGCGCTACACGACGGGTGTGCTCGCAAAATATGCCAAGCTCGTCGGTTCCGCCGAAAACGGAGCCGTCTGCGACTGA